The DNA region AAAATTTTCAAGCGCATTCGTATTAAACGATGACGTCGTTGTAGCTTAGCTAGGCAGCCCCAGCCCCCAGGAACGTGTGGATTAGCTAGGCAGCCAAGCAACGTGTGGATTTCGAGCACGGGTGACGATGACTGGTGAGGGACGCAGCTCACCCGATCGGTACCGTCAAAATGTACTTGGAAACCACAAGTCCACGACGAACTGAATTTCCATGCGccacaaaaaaaaaacacacaGCTAACTCTAAGGCCTCAAATTTGGGAGGAGGAATTTCGTGGGAAGTAAATGAAAATCCATCCAAAATTCGGGCATATTTGGTATAGCATTAGATAGAGTTATATCTGATTCTGATTCTCTATGGAAATTGATTTTCCGAAAGAAATGATTCTATAGCTGAAAGTGATATTTTTTAGCTTTCTAGCATAAACTCTTAAAATTAGGATGGAAAATTACTTCATAGAATCTGTgaagaaaatattttttagCTCCATTTTACAGAATCAGAAAAAAAATCGCTTCTCTTTGAAAAATTATTTGACGAAATTCCCGCTGGATTGAGCGGAGAATTAGCTCTGAAAAATCTGCGAAACGCACCCAAACGTGTGATGATCAGTGAAATCTCATCGTATCCGGCACGACCCGGAGTGGCGTCTGCCGCGAGGAGTTGCGTTGCGTGACAGGTTAGTTAGCGATGTGGATCACCTGTCTCCATCAGACGCAAAACGCAATTGGCGTGGTGCCCGTTTGTTGTTAGCCTAGTATCTAGCAAGGCCCCCAGGGGGTGGTTGGTTAATCGCTCACCGGCTCACCGCCTGCAGCTACCGGCATGCCATGCCACTCTCGCTAAACAAAGCTCCTTCCTTTGGCCTTACGTGAGAGGGAATTGCATTTTTTTTGTATGTACACAGGCGCACAGCGCAAGAGCGTTGCACGGAACGTGCTTGTAGACTCGTCTTCACATCACATGACATAACCTCCTCGCTGCAATTGAAAAAATGAAATGAAATCAAGAACACTGCAAAGGCGAATAGCTCCATGGAGGAGACGAGGGGCAATGCTGATTCTGCAACGAGGCTGCGTCGTTTGGCTGCGGGCGTGCTGTTGCAGACTTGCAGCGCTGCTGCACACGAGCCGGGCGAGCCGATGCGTTCGAATTGGCCGCAGCCCCTGCCCGCTGCAATTTTCCTGGGGTGGTGTCCGGTGCtggcccgcccgcccgcccgctaCAGAGACGGGTGGGGTGGGAGCCTTTTCGCCTGCGTCGACTACCGCGTGGCCTCTTCTGTGTCTTGCTCCGTGCCGTCGTTGCGGCGAGACAGAGACAGCAATGCAATGCTGCAGCAACACCACGACCCCGCCCCGGCCGCAGACTGCAGACCCGGAGACCAGGGCCATCTTTTTGCAGAGTGCCCCACCACGAGACGAGAGAGCTCTCTTTTTGGTCGCTCCCCTCCCGAGATGACAGGGCGCACGAGCTCTTTTACCTGCGCTTTTACTTCTCTTTTTTTCGTAAGAGACGATTATTATGGTATAGAGTGCTTAAATGTAGTGAAATTGTCACACCACTAAGCACATGTCAAGCACGAGCACATGGATGCTCTTTATCAAAACAAAAAACGCAATGGATGTTCACAACAGCTCGCGGAAATTCAACAAAATGGATGTTCACAACAGCCCGCGGAAATTCAATGGAATGGTATGTTCAACCTGGATGGCAGACAGCCATCACAAATAAAACCATTAATCCGCAGTACACCAGAATTCACCCTTTCCGCAGTACACCATGATTGAAACCCATACACTGCAAGGGCAAGAGTGAAAACCGTCCCAGACTATCCAATCGCCAAAAGGCAATGAAGTTACACACCTACATTGCATGGTCCTAACTCTAGCAGGTCTAGGGCACTCCTCGACACCATAGGAGTAACATGTACAGATCACTGAATCTACAACGGTATGCACTGTCACAACTAAGAGCAACAACATTTGTTACCCAACATCAACAACGTTCAACAACCAAGGCCTACACACTAGCAGAGCAGCATGAGGATGGAGTATCATTTGCCTTTTCGCTTCTTCTGGAATCCAACACAACTTGGACAATACCACTTTCCCTTGGGCAGCTCCTTCACCCCCACACAGCCAATGTGATACCACTCGATCTTGCACTGCCAAATGGATATGAATGTGAATATGTGATATAAACCAAGTCCAAGCATGAAAATGAATCGCAAACAAACAGGAGCACATCAGTGAAACAAAGGAGGTGTTACATACATTAGGATTGTCGCATGCGACCATCTCACCATAGCTGACTTGGTTGCAGAAGCAGTATGTTGGTTCATTAGGATCCACAGGCAATTCTAAATCAATTGCCGGTGCTGGTGGCTCAGTGGGTACCTTAGCCCTGAAATGAGAGTTGGTCTGTTACACACTGAGAAACCATTGCCGGATTGAACTTACTCTAGACGCAAAACATACTTCTTACGCCCCCCTCTGCCTCTTTCGCCAGATCTTCCAGTTTTTGGAGTAGCATCAGCAGTTGACGCTCCGGCACTTGCAGCTGgagtagtagcagcagcagcagcaacaacaacagcaGTGCCTGCAGCAACAGCTGCTGCTGCCTCCTTTTCTGTTATTCAGACCACATGGTATAGCGGTAATCAGTAATTTCTTTCTAAAAAGGTAATTGATAAGTAATGCAACTCAAAAGGGAAAACGTAAAGAACACAAAATTCAAAAATAACCAGTGTTATGCAACAGGTAATCCATACCCTGTCGAATTTCTTCAAGCTTCCTCAAAAATTGATCTAGCTGTTGGATATGAGCATCAACCTATAGATCAGCACAATCAAAATCCCGCACATTCACAATTTAGGAACATCGCAGAGGTGTCATGAGACATGTTTATTCAGCAGAACCTAGCTAAGCATAAACTAGTGATGTAAAATTATTGACAAACTATTAAAATGGTGTATACATGGAACCTGAAGTGCTACTACAGGACAAATGACAAATATGTTTTATCTGAATGAGATAAAGAAAATGAACAAAACTTGGTAGCCTATATTTTCCATTTTGATAGTTATCTCTCAGAAATGGCGAAAGGAGAAAGAACTGGGAAAAAACAATTTTAACGATCTGTACAGTTCAGGAAAGCAAGTGATTGATTAGCTGTACAAGTTTCCATTTCTTCTGCACAACTAAAAGAGGAGAGAATTAAGTTTATCTGTGTTCTCTCCAATTCCGCCTCCAAAATATAGAGCAAGAACTAGTGCTCCTGGTGCAGTGGATTTTTCTGCAAGCGAAAAAGACACTTACCAGATCATAAGTCTGAGTGGCTAAAGCCACCTTCTCGTCAGCAATTCTAACACAATGTTTCTGCTCCTCGATTGCTTCTTCCGAAAATTTCAGTTTTGCTGGGTCATAGGTGATACTTCCAGATTCGAGTCCATGCTTAATGTCCTCTATTTCTTGCTGACAGCGCTGTTCATTTTCTAGTTGCACACCTAACGAGAAGcgcaaggggggggggggctatTTTCAGGGCAAAAAGCTGAAGAACTTAAGTTATATAACAATGCAGTTTCTATGCAGAGAACTATGATTCACAACAACATATATAACTGTGAAGCTAGTGCCTTAGTCTGGACAATGCTATGTGTATTAACTTCTCAAAGTATCTGATAGAAAGTTTATTTGCCACGAGTTGTAGGTTGGCATCCCTTTGCCACACCCCATATAAACACTACATTCATCAAATATTGAGAAATGGATCATAAATAACAGTCATTTAACATGATATGCAAATGACAAGCGGTTCAAGTAATCCAAAATCCTATACCATTTGAAAGGAAAAGGTACACATGTAATCACAAAGAAAGCAGTATACTGAGCATTCTTATAGCATACGGAAACTTACACCTGAAAGTGGAATAACATTTGCATCTGGGGCACTAAACCTTTACTGTGCTTGGATTTAGTTTGCTGTGTATATTTTAAGAGATGAAGAAAGAATTGGTAAAATAATATATTGTTCAATGCATACCTTGCAAACTTTTATCTAACTCTCTCATTAATGAATAGTTCCGGTGCAGCATAGATGGCAACGATTCAACACCTGAGCAATCAAACAAGGTAATTTTTGTATACAGGATATTAACGTATAAAAGTGCACTGAAGTGATAATGTCACAATCTGAAGGGTTAAGTTGAATCAAGAAAACGAAATAATAATTACAAGACATGCAAAACAATACTCCCTACTACCAACACTCCAGCTATAACTTCCGCATTTCAAATTATCAATAGGCGCAAGGAAACATGGATTATACATATAGAAACATAATAGAATACTGGTGAATGGTGACATGGAACAAAAACCAGGGCTGCTTATGCCATGTTGCAATAATGAATCAAATCTAGTTCATATTTAACAGCTAATGAAGTAATTGTTTGTCAGGGCACACATGGCGATTTCCATCAAGGTAAGCTAATTGCTGTACAAGTTGCCAACTAAAAATAGAAATGACTTGAAATTCTAACAAGAGAGAAATTGCATAACCACTATGATGCAGGTAGGCTAGTCTTAGGGCTCATTTAGCACGCCCATAAGTACTGACATGGCAGTGTCATCTAATCATGAAACCCTAAGACACCCGTGAGCATCCGGAATTTCTACGCTAAATCCCGGTTGGATTTTTCTTTAAAACAAATATGTGCGGCTGAGGAAGCTCGCGACCTAGGCGTGCGTGCCCTAGCGGGGAGAAGAACACTCACTGGCTTGGAAGTCTTCGAGGAACCCCATGGCGCCGGAGATGGGTTGCCGCGTCCCAGATCTCCCGAAGGCCCTCCCAAACACAACCAGAAAATCGATGCGATGTGAAGGGGAAAGaccggaggaagaggaagaggctcGCCGGCCGGCGCGATTCGGAGATTCCTTTTTCCAGATAAGCCCTCGACGTGAAAAGGTAATTTCAGTCTCCATGTGGTGGCATTTTTCTCAGGCGAGCCCATGGGTCGACACCAAGTGGCCCATGACGTACGGCCCATTTTGACCGCTTGGCAGCCCAGAAACCACGAGCCACGGCATTattaaaaccctaaacccctgcAAAACAAATGGCCTCCGTCCTCTCCAATTCTTTCCTCTTCTCCAAGGAGCTCCACTCCCCTCTCCTCCGCGGCTCCGCCTCGCCGTCTCCCTCTCTTCCACAGAACCAGCCCGAGGGCTAGAGGCAAAGCCTTCGCCGGTCGCCATGTACTGCGCAACCGCCAGCCTCGCCTCCAAGGCCCGGTGAGTGAATTGGCGGATTCGTTTCTTCCTTGTTCTGCGCACGCTCTCTATTGTCCCGCATTGGGGTTTTTGGAGTAACCAATCGTGTCGCTGAAATGTGCGGTTTGCCTTTTGGTGCAGGCGAGCCGGGTGCAGCGCTCGCCAGGTGAGAAGATTTCTTTGGCAGTGATTTGTTAGTGCGGTTCTAGTTTGGCTCGGGCCTTGTGGTTTAGAGCGTCCCAGTCCTATTCAGTTCAGTGATCGGAAACGCTAACCTGCTGAAAAGCTCTTATTTTTCATGGCTTTCCCGTTCGATTCAGATTTGGTTTTGTGACTGACTTGTGCGCACGATTGCTTTGCATGTGATGCGATGCTGATCAGGTGGGGAGCAGGTTGGCCTGGAGCAGAAACTATGCTGCCAAGGACATCAAGTTTGGCGTGCAAGCCCGGGCCTTGATGCTGaggggtgttgaggaattggcTGATGCGGTCAAAGTTACAATGGGCCCCAAGGTACCATTGTGCAGAGTTCATGGTCTTCACATTTCGAGTGCACCTTGTAAATGCTATTTGTCTGAGTTCATATAGTTATGTTTTGTATTATCGCTCATGGTGGCACAAATCGTAACTACCACACTTATTGGAGTGTTTTCTATGCCTGTTTTTATAGCCAATATGGTAGTACAAACTTTTTCATGCCCAAAAACTTTACATGTGGGAATTACCGAGATCTAAGTGACATTGAAGATGATAGTGTATGCAGTTAGCTAACTAGCTTACTTGGATGATTTTATCTTTATTAGCTCTTTACATGCCATATTCCCATGGTAGGACTTCACTGTATTTTTCTTAGTAATCATGTTGACATTATCAGTTTCAATCTTTTTATGCTACAGGGCCGTACTGTCATTATTGAGCAAAGCTTTGGCGCTCCTAAAGTTACAAAGGATGGAGTGACCGTTGCCAAGAGCATTGAATTCAGTGACAGAGTAAAGAATGTTGGTGCAAGCCTTGTAAAGCAGGTTGCTAATGCTACTAATGATACAGCTGGGGATGGTATGCCATATGCTTGTCAATCTTACGACTACTTAAGATTTTATATCGGCGTGTCTTCTGAATGTATTGTAGGCAATGTTCAAATTTAAGATAAACTTAAGATTAGCAATATTCTTGTGCTAATACGTGAAAGTTCTTTCACTCAAAGCTCCGCTTGTGGTGTGTGTTTCAACTTTTTTCGTTAGACATATTTTTGACAGGTTTACAATGCTGTTCGTATCTTTTATTTCTAAGAACCAACTTGTAATGCATGTTCTAAGTTATCCATTTGGACTTCGTTTGACTGTATGATTGATGTATTTTGCACAATGCATGGGTCTTGATCCTAGGGTTACTACATTGTTAAGGCAAAGTCCTGCTGTCATGTCATATTATATGGTTTCCTTTAAATACTCCCTGCCAGTATTGATATTTTGTGATAATTGGTGAATGGTTTCATTTAAGTTCCCTATTCCTGTGCTCAAATGCTTTCAGGTACTACATGTGCTACTATTCTGACAAAGGCTATATTCACTGAGGGTTGCAAGTCCGTAGCTGCTGGAATGAATGCCATGGATCTGAGACGTGGTATCGTAATGGCTGTTGATGCTGTGGTCACAAACCTAAAAGGCATGGCGAGAATGATCAGCACATCAGAGGAAATAGCACAGGTAACTGTTGAACTTCAACaaaccaagaaactagagagcatttttatttgtttctttttttgttGTCGCAAAGGCATATGTGCTAATTTATTTATTACTCAAGGTGGCTACTATATCAGCCAATGGGGAAAGGGAAATTGGTGAGCTAATTGCAAAGGCTATGGAGAAGGTCGGTAAAGAGGGAGTTATCACCATTGCGGTAAGTGAAAACGCTCTGAAGAACTTATCTTAGTATAATGAATCTTGTCACTTCTGCCAAtatattttaaattatttttGGCGGTTCCAAGGGTTCCAAATATAATTTACACGCTCCCATTACTTGTCACTTAGGTTGTTTATATGCCCAATTTGGAACATATTTGCATTTTCTGTACACCACAAGGGATTGTTATCATCgattttctctctctctctttagTAGCTTTGCTGGAAGTAGATTTCTATGTCAACTTTTCTCCTCTAGGGTTTTGTTTCTAGTGTACTATATTTTGATTTTTGAGCCATGAAATCTTGATAGGATGGCAACACTCTCTATA from Panicum hallii strain FIL2 chromosome 9, PHallii_v3.1, whole genome shotgun sequence includes:
- the LOC112877818 gene encoding PHD finger protein ING1, with the translated sequence MGFLEDFQASVESLPSMLHRNYSLMRELDKSLQGVQLENEQRCQQEIEDIKHGLESGSITYDPAKLKFSEEAIEEQKHCVRIADEKVALATQTYDLVDAHIQQLDQFLRKLEEIRQEKEAAAAVAAGTAVVVAAAAATTPAASAGASTADATPKTGRSGERGRGGRKKAKVPTEPPAPAIDLELPVDPNEPTYCFCNQVSYGEMVACDNPNCKIEWYHIGCVGVKELPKGKWYCPSCVGFQKKRKGK